A genome region from Triticum aestivum cultivar Chinese Spring chromosome 2B, IWGSC CS RefSeq v2.1, whole genome shotgun sequence includes the following:
- the LOC123047144 gene encoding 36.4 kDa proline-rich protein produces the protein MESTKLSALLVLAMLALSSPTVVLACSPASGCSSTPSTGTPSAGGITIPDVGGVVGTVTPVIGGAVPTVGGVVGKVTPVVGGAVPTVGGVVGKVTPVVGKVTPVVGGAVPAVGGIVSPVVGTVGGVVGGVPVVGGVVTPVISPVIGVVAPIIGGSPSPKSRHGGRKACPPSPPTPTPSPPTPAPTPPTPTPSPTPSSDTCPIDTLKLGVCLDLLGNELHIGDASVKCCPLVQGIAGLTAVACLCTAIKAKVLNLALYVPLALQLLVNDCGCAVPPGYTCA, from the coding sequence ATGGAGTCCACGAAGCTCTCCGCGCTGCTGGTGCTCGCCATGCTGGCGCTCTCCTCGCCCACCGTCGTCCTCGCGTGCTCCCCCGCCTCCGGGTGCAGCAGCACACCGTCCACCGGCACGCCCTCGGCCGGCGGCATCACCATCCCCGACGTCGGCGGTGTCGTTGGCACTGTCACTCCGGTCATCGGCGGCGCTGTCCCCACCGTCGGCGGTGTCGTCGGCAAAGTCACCCCGGTCGTCGGCGGCGCCGTCCCTACAGTCGGCGGTGTTGTCGGCAAAGTCACCCCGGTCGTCGGCAAGGTCACGCCGGTCGTAGGCGGCGCCGTCCCTGCCGTCGGTGGCATTGTCTCTCCTGTCGTCGGCACCGTAGGAGGCGTGGTTGGCGGCGTCCCCGTCGTCGGGGGAGTTGTCACTCCCGTCATCAGTCCCGTCATCGGCGTCGTGGCTCCCATCATCGGCGGCTCCCCGTCCCCCAAGAGCCGCCACGGCGGACGCAAGGCGTGCCCTCCCTCACCCCCGACCCCCAccccgtctcccccgaccccggcgccgacTCCGCCGACGCCCACGCCGAGCCCCACGCCCTCCTCCGACACGTGCCCGATCGACACGCTGAAGCTGGGCGTGTGCCTGGACCTGCTCGGCAACGAGCTGCACATCGGCGACGCCAGCGTCAAGTGCTGCCCGCTCGTGCAGGGCATCGCCGGGCTCACCGCCGTGGCGTGCCTCTGCACCGCCATCAAGGCCAAGGTGCTCAACCTCGCGCTCTACGTGCCGCTCGCCCTCCAGCTGCTCGTCAACGACTGCGGCTGCGCCGTGCCCCCGGGCTACACCTGCGCCTGA
- the LOC123047145 gene encoding NEDD8 ultimate buster 1 has product MASGEASASASASADRIRVVGAWAGALEVELGAWTVPMLRAEVARRAGDVEPDRVGLIFGGRVLKDDPAGVSLQQAGLKSNAKVLSTLASPDRGKALAAEAAAAAAEEEHSNKLVRLWDAAQALSQRHSDGSLLDENFNIALEDQSGQKVMFGSADDMKALKMALMLHQKAKVLIKKNMYKEALDVLMMSEEAFSLCDNKLIERVDNVPMLQLDIVWCYFMLRDVSRLEVAGARLNKARLGFELSHGKDSTRFRLLQAARHADLALYVRLELLEGVVAYYNGNTEKARGSLSSAQSKYMQLQVPDEAIAMLTDMGYDARASKRALKMTGYDIQSSVDLLCEEREKKIRRREQDIETQREIMEQRRYGKTPMNKAVDMQKLKGLTTIGFEKYLAAEALRINENDAEKALDLLTNPELNCALQSKIQSRRKRPLHVLGAGPLGAGAAAPVAAAAAGNAPPQIPDLNAAEGDNQEQLVNNEEEAANNEAEALPNDTEAMANEEAVNQDQDMGDEEEEELIEEEAGASHAQGPVRDVAMENELANELTGDALDDYDIDVANEGHAIAEYLSLLESAAAAAAAAASS; this is encoded by the exons ATGGCGTCCGGCGAGGCCTCGGCATCGGCATCCGCGTCGGCGGATCGAATCCGCGTGGTCGGCGCGTGGGCCGGCGCCCTGGAGGTGGAGCTGGGCGCCTGGACGGTGCCGATGCTGCGGGCGGAGGTGGCGCGGCGGGCCGGGGACGTGGAGCCCGACCGCGTCGGCCTCATCTTCGGCGGCCGCGTGCTCAAGGACGATCCCGCCGGCGTCTCGCTGCAGCAGGCCGGCCTAAAGAGCAACGCCAAGGTGCTCTCCACCCTCGCCTCCCCCGATCGCGGCAAGGCCCTCGccgccgaggccgccgccgccgcggccgaggAGGAGCACTCCAACAAGCTCGTCAGGCTCTG GGATGCTGCACAAGCATTATCTCAAAGGCATTCAGATGGCTCTCTCCTTGATGAAAACTTCAACATAGCTCTCGAGGACCAGAGCGGACAAAAAGTGATGTTTGGATCTGCAGATGATATGAA GGCTTTGAAGATGGCTCTAATGCTTCATCAAAAGGCAAAAGTTCTTATCAAGAAGAACATGTATAAGGAGGCACTGGATGTTTTGATGATGTCCGAG GAAGCCTTCTCTCTTTGTGACAATAAACTCATTGAG AGAGTTGATAATGTGCCAATGCTTCAACTGGATATAGTCTGGTGTTATTTTATGCTTCGTGATGTATCACGCTTAGAAGTTGCAGGGGCTCGCCTAAACAAGGCTAGGTTAGGATTTGAACTTTCCCACGGTAAAGACTCCACGCGCTTCAGATTACTTCAGGCTGCCCGTCATGCAGATCTGGCTCT CTATGTAAGGCTGGAGCTTTTGGAAGGAGTGGTAGCATATTATAATGGTAATACTGAAAAGGCACGTGGCTCTCTCAGTTCTGCACAATCTAAATACATGCAG CTGCAAGTACCAGATGAAGCTATAGCAATGTTAACGGATATGGGCTATGACGCACGAGCATCAAAAAGAGCACTAAAGATGACTGGCTATGATATTCAATCTTCTGTTGATCTCTTATGTGAGGAGCGTGAAAAGAAAATTCGTAGAAGGGAGCAGGACATTGAGACACAAAGAGAGATAAT GGAACAAAGGAGATATGGTAAAACTCCCATGAACAAGGCAGTTGATATGCAGAAGTTGAAAGGCTTGACTACTATCGG GTTTGAGAAGTACCTTGCTGCAGAAGCACTCCGCATAAATGAAAATGATGCTGAGAAAGCGTTAGATCTTTTGACAAATCCTGAACTGAACTGTGCCCTACAA AGTAAAATTCAGTCAAGGAGGAAACGACCACTTCATG TCTTGGGTGCAGGACCATTGGGAGCCGGGGCTGCTGCTCCTGTGGCTGCCGCAGCGGCGGGTAACGCCCCACCACAGATCCCAGATCTAAACGCTGCCGAGGGCGACAATCAGGAGCAGCTTGTGAACAACGAAGAAGAAGCTGCGAACAACGAGGCAGAAGCTTTGCCCAACGACACAGAAGCCATGGCCAATGAAGAAGCCGTGAACCAAGACCAAGACATGggtgacgaagaggaggaggaattgATCGAGGAAGAAGCGGGCGCGAGTCACGCGCAAGGTCCGGTCAGGGACGTGGCGATGGAGAACGAGCTCGCCAACGAGCTGACGGGCGACGCCCTGGACGACTACGACATCGACGTCGCCAACGAAGGGCATGCCATCGCGGAGTACCTGAGCCTTCTGGAGTCCGCCgctgctgctgcggctgcggctgctaGCTCTTGA
- the LOC123047146 gene encoding uncharacterized protein, which produces MASFYAAIGFILPFLLTIALPQSTGSPAATPSTTGSLSIEDACKQTAKLYDLCMATLSPDRSSLTADAVGLTRAAVLAVQKNASETATYLSNIDEDDNFNKTAQLQQCLEDCGERYEAAVEQLADAAIALDMGAYDESQVLVSAGQAEVRLCQKGCQDLPEHRSILMARNTEVDQLCNITLAIAKLIPR; this is translated from the exons ATGGCATCCTTCTACGCAGCCATAGGTTtcatcctccccttcctcctcaCCATCGCATTGCCCCAATCTACTGGTTCCCCTGCCGCGACGCCGTCGACCACCGGGTCATTATCCATCGAGGACGCCTGCAAGCAGACCGCCAAGCTCTACGACCTCTGCATGGCGACGCTCTCCCCGGACCGGTCCTCCTTGACGGCTGACGCTGTGGGCCTGACCAGGGCGGCCGTCCTGGCTGTCCAGAAGAACGCGTCCGAGACAGCCACATACCTCTCAAACATCGATGAAGATGACAACTTCAATAAAACGGCGCAGCTGCAACAATGCCTCGAGGACTGTGGGGAGCG GTACGAGGCGGCCGTGGAGCAGCTGGCAGACGCGGCAATCGCGCTGGACATGGGGGCATACGACGAGTCGCAGGTGCTGGTATCTGCAGGCCAGGCGGAGGTGAGGCTGTGCCAGAAGGGGTGCCAGGACTTACCAGAACACCGGAGCATCCTCATGGCGCGCAACACCGAGGTCGACCAGCTCTGCAATATCACTCTCGCTATCGCCAAGCTTATCCCCCGGTGA
- the LOC123047147 gene encoding putative bifunctional dihydrofolate reductase-thymidylate synthase isoform X2: MMAGVTNGNSHSDIQRKYQVVVAATREMGIGKDGALPWKLPSDLKFFKDLTMATADPSKKNAVIMGRKTWGSIPTKFRPLPGRLNVILTRSGSSDYATVENVVTCGSLDSSLELLASAPYSSTIEKAFLIGGGQVLRESLNASACEAIHLTDIESTIECDTFIPPIDPLVFHPWYSSSPVVENNIRHSFATFVRVRKSAEEANDSNLSELTSNDAKKEKFEIQNFSFLPKMIFEKHDEYQYLNLVQDILRNGARKNDRTGTGTISKFGCQMRFNLRKNFPLLTTKRVFWRGVLEELLWFISGSTNAKVLQEKNIRIWDGNASREYLDSIGLSQREEGDLGPVYGFQWRHFGAEYTDMHADYTGKGFDQLADVINKIKNNPDDRRIIMSAWNPTDLKKMALPPCHMFAQFYVENGELSCQMYQRSADMGLGVPFNIASYSLLTCMLAQVCDLSPGEFVHVIGDAHVYSTHVQALEEQLQKQPKPFPILKINPLKKDIDSFVASDFKLVSYDPHQKIEMKMAV; the protein is encoded by the exons ATGATGGCAGGTGTCACAAATGGCAATTCACACAGTGATATTCAGAGGAAATATCAAGTTGTGGTTGCTGCTACCCGTGAGATGGGCATTGGGAAGGACGGAGCATTGCCATGGAAGCTGCCTAGTGACCTTAAGTTTTTTAAGGATCTCACAATGGCTACAGCAGACCCATCAAAGAAAAATGCTGTTATAATGGGAAGGAAAACATGGGGAAGCATACCCACTAAGTTTAGGCCATTGCCCGGTCGCTTGAATGTTATACTGACTCGTTCGGGCAGTTCTGATTATGCAACTGTTGAAAATGTTGTAACCTGTGGAAGCTTGGATTCTTCCCTAGAACTACTAGCATCCGCTCCCTACAGCTCAACAATTGAGAAAGCCTTTCTAATAGGTGGTGGCCAGGTACTGAG GGAATCGTTAAATGCATCTGCATGTGAGGCCATCCATCTTACTGACATAGAGTCCACCATTGAGTGTGATACTTTCATTCCTCCTATTGATCCATTGGTCTTCCACCCATGGTATTCATCTTCTCCAGTTGTGGAGAACAACATTAGGCATTCTTTCGCGACCTTTGTTCGCGTTAGAAAGTCAGCAGAAGAGGCTAATGATTCAAATCTCAGTGAATTAACCAGCAATGATGCTAAGAAGGAAAAGTttgaaattcagaatttttcatttCTACCAAAAATGATCTTCGAAAAGCATGATGAGTATCAGTATCTCAATCTTGTTCAAGATATACTACGAAATGGTGCTCGGAAAAATGACAGAACAGGAACAGGAACAATATCAAAATTTGGTTGTCAG atGCGGTTTAACTTGAGGAAGAATTTTCCATTACTTACAACAAAG AGGGTGTTTTGGCGTGGTGTTCTTGAAGAACTGTTGTGGTTCATCAGTGGCTCAACGAATGCAAAG GTTTTACAGGAAAAAAATATCCGTATATGGGATGGGAATGCGTCAAGGGAGTATCTTGACAG TATTGGTCTATCACAAAGAGAGGAGGGTGACTTGGGACCAGTTTATGGATTTCAGTGGAGACACTTCGGTGCTGA ATATACTGACATGCATGCTGATTACACGGGGAAAGGTTTTGATCAGTTAGCTGATGTCATTAACAAGATCAAGAATAACCCTGACGATAGGCGTATCATTATGTCTGCATGGAATCCAACAGATCTCAAGAAGATggcacttccaccttgccacatgTTTGCACAG TTTTATGTCGAGAATGGAGAATTATCCTGTCAGATGTATCAACGTTCAGCTGACATGGGGCTTGGTGTACCATTCAACATTGCATCATATTCTCTTCTGACGTGTATGCTTGCACAAGTTTGTG ATCTTTCTCCTGGAGAGTTTGTCCATGTGATAGGCGACGCCCATGTGTACAGCACGCACGTCCAAGCCTTGGAGGAACAACTTCAGAAGCAGCCCAAGCCGTTTCCT ATTCTGAAGATAAACCCTCTGAAGAAGGATATAGACTCGTTCGTCGCGTCGGACTTCAAGCTGGTCTCCTACGATCCTCACCAGAAGATAGAGATGAAGATGGCAGTATAA
- the LOC123047147 gene encoding putative bifunctional dihydrofolate reductase-thymidylate synthase isoform X1, protein MLSASKLLSKGPDISNLYMIATPFFSTRTTAISRWPRLKSLEAINKLKSSCFHQSQMMAGVTNGNSHSDIQRKYQVVVAATREMGIGKDGALPWKLPSDLKFFKDLTMATADPSKKNAVIMGRKTWGSIPTKFRPLPGRLNVILTRSGSSDYATVENVVTCGSLDSSLELLASAPYSSTIEKAFLIGGGQVLRESLNASACEAIHLTDIESTIECDTFIPPIDPLVFHPWYSSSPVVENNIRHSFATFVRVRKSAEEANDSNLSELTSNDAKKEKFEIQNFSFLPKMIFEKHDEYQYLNLVQDILRNGARKNDRTGTGTISKFGCQMRFNLRKNFPLLTTKRVFWRGVLEELLWFISGSTNAKVLQEKNIRIWDGNASREYLDSIGLSQREEGDLGPVYGFQWRHFGAEYTDMHADYTGKGFDQLADVINKIKNNPDDRRIIMSAWNPTDLKKMALPPCHMFAQFYVENGELSCQMYQRSADMGLGVPFNIASYSLLTCMLAQVCDLSPGEFVHVIGDAHVYSTHVQALEEQLQKQPKPFPILKINPLKKDIDSFVASDFKLVSYDPHQKIEMKMAV, encoded by the exons ATGTTATCAGCATCAAAGCTACTCAGCAAAGGACCCGACATCTCCAATCTTTATATGATC GCCACACCATTTTTCAGCACGCGTACCACCGCAATTTCTCGTTGGCCAAGGCTTAAATCTCTTGAAGCCATCAACAAACTGAAGTCTTCCTGCTTCCATCAATCTCAAATGATGGCAGGTGTCACAAATGGCAATTCACACAGTGATATTCAGAGGAAATATCAAGTTGTGGTTGCTGCTACCCGTGAGATGGGCATTGGGAAGGACGGAGCATTGCCATGGAAGCTGCCTAGTGACCTTAAGTTTTTTAAGGATCTCACAATGGCTACAGCAGACCCATCAAAGAAAAATGCTGTTATAATGGGAAGGAAAACATGGGGAAGCATACCCACTAAGTTTAGGCCATTGCCCGGTCGCTTGAATGTTATACTGACTCGTTCGGGCAGTTCTGATTATGCAACTGTTGAAAATGTTGTAACCTGTGGAAGCTTGGATTCTTCCCTAGAACTACTAGCATCCGCTCCCTACAGCTCAACAATTGAGAAAGCCTTTCTAATAGGTGGTGGCCAGGTACTGAG GGAATCGTTAAATGCATCTGCATGTGAGGCCATCCATCTTACTGACATAGAGTCCACCATTGAGTGTGATACTTTCATTCCTCCTATTGATCCATTGGTCTTCCACCCATGGTATTCATCTTCTCCAGTTGTGGAGAACAACATTAGGCATTCTTTCGCGACCTTTGTTCGCGTTAGAAAGTCAGCAGAAGAGGCTAATGATTCAAATCTCAGTGAATTAACCAGCAATGATGCTAAGAAGGAAAAGTttgaaattcagaatttttcatttCTACCAAAAATGATCTTCGAAAAGCATGATGAGTATCAGTATCTCAATCTTGTTCAAGATATACTACGAAATGGTGCTCGGAAAAATGACAGAACAGGAACAGGAACAATATCAAAATTTGGTTGTCAG atGCGGTTTAACTTGAGGAAGAATTTTCCATTACTTACAACAAAG AGGGTGTTTTGGCGTGGTGTTCTTGAAGAACTGTTGTGGTTCATCAGTGGCTCAACGAATGCAAAG GTTTTACAGGAAAAAAATATCCGTATATGGGATGGGAATGCGTCAAGGGAGTATCTTGACAG TATTGGTCTATCACAAAGAGAGGAGGGTGACTTGGGACCAGTTTATGGATTTCAGTGGAGACACTTCGGTGCTGA ATATACTGACATGCATGCTGATTACACGGGGAAAGGTTTTGATCAGTTAGCTGATGTCATTAACAAGATCAAGAATAACCCTGACGATAGGCGTATCATTATGTCTGCATGGAATCCAACAGATCTCAAGAAGATggcacttccaccttgccacatgTTTGCACAG TTTTATGTCGAGAATGGAGAATTATCCTGTCAGATGTATCAACGTTCAGCTGACATGGGGCTTGGTGTACCATTCAACATTGCATCATATTCTCTTCTGACGTGTATGCTTGCACAAGTTTGTG ATCTTTCTCCTGGAGAGTTTGTCCATGTGATAGGCGACGCCCATGTGTACAGCACGCACGTCCAAGCCTTGGAGGAACAACTTCAGAAGCAGCCCAAGCCGTTTCCT ATTCTGAAGATAAACCCTCTGAAGAAGGATATAGACTCGTTCGTCGCGTCGGACTTCAAGCTGGTCTCCTACGATCCTCACCAGAAGATAGAGATGAAGATGGCAGTATAA
- the LOC123047148 gene encoding autophagy-related protein 101 isoform X1, which produces MNCETCHLNELELEPLEIKDVLRCILHTIFFHRTLTLVRPKDVDCDLFEITYVQCGLAELEKEVDEKINQFIAWAEKHPNRKSQVCLSFFDEKNKHPGWFSSKTERVYWEQWFINLHVTSPKGQGKSRGSKAPANTKGQALEETSSRRDALSLLIQEVLFQIINYANEKKDHIPPISDRIFNHEILVPSSSDSVFGWNADVLRRALSSGHSYSLN; this is translated from the exons ATGAACTGCGAGACGTGCCACCTCAACGAACTG GAGCTGGAGCCACTGGAGATCAAAGACGTGCTGCGAT GCATCTTGCATACAATATTCTTTCATCGAACCCTCACTCTTGTTCGGCCCAAGGATGTCGACTGCGACCTCTTTGAGATCACATAT GTTCAATGTGGACTTGCAGAACTAGAAAAGGAGGTCGATGAAAAGATCAACCAGTTCATTGCTTGGGCTGAAAAGCATCCAAATCGGAAAAGCCAG GTGTGCCTCTCGTTCTTCGATGAGAAGAACAAGCACCCAGGCTGGTTCAGCAGCAAGACTGAGAGGGTTTACTGGGAACAATGGTTCATCAATTTGCATGTCACAAGCCCTAAAGGACAAGGCAAATCACGTGGCTCCAAAGCGCCGGCGAATACTAAAG GACAAGCATTGGAAGAGACCAGCTCAAGACGTGATGCGCTGAGCTTGCTGATCCAAGAAGTCCTGTTCCAGATCATTAACTACGCCAATGAGAAAAAAGACCATATTCCTCCAATCTCTGATAGAATATTCAATCATGAGATTTTGGTCCCCAG CTCTTCTGATTCTGTATTCGGGTGGAACGCCGACGTTCTTCGGAGGGCATTGAGTAGTGGACATTCATACTCACTGAACTGA
- the LOC123047148 gene encoding autophagy-related protein 101 isoform X2 yields the protein MNCETCHLNELELEPLEIKDVLRCILHTIFFHRTLTLVRPKDVDCDLFEITYVQCGLAELEKEVDEKINQFIAWAEKHPNRKSQVCLSFFDEKNKHPGWFSSKTERVYWEQWFINLHVTSPKGQGKSRGSKAPANTKGQALEETSSRRDALSLLIQEVLFQIINYANEKKDHIPPISDRIFNHEILVPR from the exons ATGAACTGCGAGACGTGCCACCTCAACGAACTG GAGCTGGAGCCACTGGAGATCAAAGACGTGCTGCGAT GCATCTTGCATACAATATTCTTTCATCGAACCCTCACTCTTGTTCGGCCCAAGGATGTCGACTGCGACCTCTTTGAGATCACATAT GTTCAATGTGGACTTGCAGAACTAGAAAAGGAGGTCGATGAAAAGATCAACCAGTTCATTGCTTGGGCTGAAAAGCATCCAAATCGGAAAAGCCAG GTGTGCCTCTCGTTCTTCGATGAGAAGAACAAGCACCCAGGCTGGTTCAGCAGCAAGACTGAGAGGGTTTACTGGGAACAATGGTTCATCAATTTGCATGTCACAAGCCCTAAAGGACAAGGCAAATCACGTGGCTCCAAAGCGCCGGCGAATACTAAAG GACAAGCATTGGAAGAGACCAGCTCAAGACGTGATGCGCTGAGCTTGCTGATCCAAGAAGTCCTGTTCCAGATCATTAACTACGCCAATGAGAAAAAAGACCATATTCCTCCAATCTCTGATAGAATATTCAATCATGAGATTTTGGTCCCCAG GTGA